TGCCATGATTTTTAACGAATTATTATCTAATTCTTTAAAACACACTTTTCGTTCGGAAAAAGGAACCGTTCAAATTTCGTTTCGAAAAAAAGGAAATAAATATTTTCTTCAAGTTTCTGACGACGGTTCTGGAATCAAGGATTCTAAAATTTGGTCCAAACCCAAAACGGCCTGTTTCACTTTAATACAAATATTGACAAAACAAATCAAAGGTCGTTTTCAAATTTTCTCCAAAGGTGGTTTTACTACGGTTTTAGAGTTCAACTCGATCTAAAAAAGGCTGAACAAGTGATAGCTTTATAATAGTTGAGTGATGTTAGAAATGAATGATCCATCTAATTTCTCAAAAAACTGTCGTTGTATTTGAATTCACTATACTTTACGAATTGTTTTGTAAAAAAATATTTTCTCTTCAAGTCTGATTAAATAGAGTGAGTTTTTTGTTTTTCGGGCGAGCGGAAAGACGAGGGTAAGCGGATGAAATTTTCAGGATTGACCAATCATATTTATAAAGACAGAGATTACCTTACTCGAAATAGGGCGTTCCATCTTTTCATTTTTAATGTGGTGTCACTTTTATTGGGTACGTCTGTGAATTTTTATGTTTGGTTTGCGAAAGGTAATTTATTACGTCCTGGTTTTTTAATCATCATGGTTGCATCTGCAATATCCTTGTTTTTTTTATTGAGAAAAAAATTTGAATTGGCTCTCAAAATCGTTTTGATCGCAAGTGTAATCGCTGTTAGTGTTGGTTGGTTTTTTGGGCTTTCGCGGGGAAATTCTCCTTTGGATGAAGGGAATAAGAATATTGTTTTGGCTATATTTATTATGATTTTCTTATATTTTGCAAATGTAAAGCGAACTCTTCTGATTGCTGTGTACTGTTTTCTTTTAATTTTTATAGAAGAACTTTTAATGCAAAAAAGCCACGAATCTATTCATATGGCGGATCGGATCGCTCTATTTTTTATGTTTTCTGTAATTTCGATTATCGCTGTAAAAACTCTTCATGGATCGATTGAAGAAAAAAACGAATTGATACAGGAAATTCACCATAGAGTCAGGAATAATCTTCAAGTTCTTTCCGGTTTGGTGGAAATGCA
Above is a window of Leptospira kirschneri serovar Cynopteri str. 3522 CT DNA encoding:
- a CDS encoding sensor histidine kinase, which translates into the protein MKFSGLTNHIYKDRDYLTRNRAFHLFIFNVVSLLLGTSVNFYVWFAKGNLLRPGFLIIMVASAISLFFLLRKKFELALKIVLIASVIAVSVGWFFGLSRGNSPLDEGNKNIVLAIFIMIFLYFANVKRTLLIAVYCFLLIFIEELLMQKSHESIHMADRIALFFMFSVISIIAVKTLHGSIEEKNELIQEIHHRVRNNLQVLSGLVEMHSDSDQGNLRNILSDFQNRILAISEVHNYLYKSENYFDIDFSEVIEKIVINLVHKFGKQSVKIENLTEQVFLRIEYAIPCAMIFSELLSNSLKHAFSSDVGKVVIRFHKEGNKYRLQIEDDGFGISDSKTWLKPKTSGFKLIQLLTKQIKGSFQILSDSGSIAVIEFNA